GCTTCCATCCGGGGATAAAGGCTCTGTGGCAATAGCAATTAAAGGCTTCTCTACCCGCGTTACCGCCCCGTCCCTTTCTATGTCCATAAAATCCATAAAAATTCCCGGAAGAATTCCCCCCTTTGTGCCTACGGCCTGAAAAGGAATATAAATGACTGAGGAAACCTTTCCGCATATCATTTTTCCCGCTTCTCCTGTCAGCACATGAACTGGCCGCCTTGTCACCGGCTCCCGCAGGTGATTGCCTGTGTCTAAAAGTGCGGTCACTGTAATTTCTTTTCCTTCATGGTGCAGAATTACATGGTAATAATGATTTCTCTCCCGCCGGGTTTCCCCCAGCAAAAGCATTAAGTACTTTACGGCAAAATACGCTCCTAATGCAAAAAATAACCAGGGTACTGCAGAAATAGCATGGGAAAAGTTCCCTGATACTAGTTCTCCCAGATAATACCCTGCATTAATCTGCGTATCCAGAGCATAAAAAATGCCGCACAGGGCTGCCGCCGTCAGGTTCATGGCCCCTACAGCCTTCAGTATTCTGATCAATCCCTTTAGTGAAAATGCAATCTGTATCATCAGTCCGCTGACGCACATCATAGTAAACAGCCGCTCCGCCCACCAGGGCACTACAGGCCACAGGCTGATTGCGCAGGCCCACACCGAACCTGCAGCCGCTGCCGCCGTAATTTTCAGCTTAGTGCTATTTAAATTCATGACCTTTCTCATTATGAAGAGAATCAGGAAGTCCATCAGAAAATTTATGAAAAACAGAACATCTATGTACACATAAGCAGTCACGTGTTTTTTTCTCACCTCCTGTTCACATCCCATATTATATCCGGACATGGCTTCAGATTTTGTCAAACCAGGGGGGCATATTCCATTTTTTCATCGGAATAATCTGCCATAAAACGACACAAAAAAGGACTATCAGTTTTCTACCGATAGTCCTTTAATAAAATTTCTATTTTCTCACTCTACGCTTGTAAATCCCTGTACTGCCCACTCGTAGTCGTTGACAGCCTGAAGCAGCTCCATTTCCGCAGTTTCCGCGGCAGCTTTTTTAGTCAGGAAGGAAAGCTCTTCTTCCTGGTACTCTGCTTTGGAAATCCAGCCGGACTGATAATTTACATCTGCGCTGTTTTTCTTGATTACAGCGCTTTCATATCCAGCCCTGGCGGCGTCCGCAGCTGTTTGCTTTTCCTCTACTGCGTGATACAGCTCCTCCATTTTTATTTTCAGCTGCTGCTCTCCCTGCTCCACTACAGCTAAATGATTGTTGATTTCTGTTGTATTTTTGCTGAAGCTTTCAGATCTTTGGCTGATTAAGGTTCTGTTGTTTCCAATGGCTTTTTCAGTATCTGTTCCCAGATTCATGGCTGTGATCCTGTCTGCCTCCGGCCCTGATACCATCTGTATTTCCGGATCTGCATCTGCAGGCCATCCCACTGTAAGACACAAGCTGCTTTTTAAGGTTTTCAGGCTGGCGTCCATAGATAAAAGGGAGGACTGAGCGGAAAGCAGATTTGTATAAGCTGCGTCGGCCTCTGTCTGGGCAGCTGTACCTGCAGCCACCTGAGCCTGGGCAATGGCATACTCTGTTTCATAAAGCTCTGTCTGCTTCGCCTGAACGTCTCTCTGCAGCTTTAAGGTATTATATGTAATCATAGTCGTCTGAGCTGCAGATAACAGCTGGCGTTCCTGAACGCGGATTGATTTGGAGGCCTTAGGCTTATCGTAATCTTCCACTATATCAATGTATCTGTTTTTTGCAGCTCTGAGAGCTTCCTCCTGAGCAGCATAGTATGCATACTGCTCTGTATCATTTTCATCTTCCGCCAGATCCTTTTCTTTTTCCATACGCCGCTTCTGGCTTTCTAACTCCTGCTGGATTACAGCTGCATCCAGCTTGTTATCTGTCAAATCCTGCCATGTTTTCTGTATGTCTGTATTATATAAATGGATTCTGTCAGCCAACTCGTCATATTCTAACACATTGTCCTGCAGCTTTGCCAGCGTGGCCTCATCATATTCTTTCTCAGTTCCTTCTGTTGTGGTAACGGCCTCCTCTGAGTCCGGGCCCAGGCGCTGCTCCTTTGCCAGGGCCGGAAAGGCGGCGGCTATCTGCATAAAGGCTGTCAGACCTGCTGCAGCCGCATATGCCGCGTAAGGGAATTTTCTTTTTTTCATAGCCTTTTCCTCCCTTTATGAACCTGCATCCGCCAGTCCGTTTACTGCCCACTCATAGGACTCTGTTGCCTCAAACAAATCTATTGCCGTGGTTTTCACAGCAATCTGTTTGCTTAATAAGGTGTACTGCTGCTGCTCATATTCCATAGCTGTGATCATACCTGCCTGGTTTTTGGCGTCTGCAAGAGCCATGTTTTTCGTTTCCAGGGCCTCTGCCGCCACAGCCTGCTCCCAGGCAATTTTGGCTGAAAGCACATTCTGGTAAGCAGTCTGAAGGGAAACGCCGATCTGCTGCTCATTTTCCCGGATAGTATTCTGCAAAGTCTCCTTTGTAGAAGCAGCCTCTGCGTTTTCCAGCTTTCTTTTATTGATCAGCAAAGTATAATTGTTTTCCAAAGCCTTTGCCTTATCTGCAGCTGGGTCCATGGCTGCAATTTTCTCCAGATCCGGCTGAGGAATATCCCCGATTTCCGGATTATCTGTACTTTTCCACCCCAGCATAACATTAAGCTTCTGTCTCATGCTGGTAATAGAGCTTTCTGTGCTCTCTAATGACTGACGGGCATTTAAAAGACTTTCCTCTGCGTTCAGCACATCCATCTCAGTCCCTGTTCCCGCTGCCTTTTGAGCCTCGGCCAAACGGTATGTATTTTCCAAAACCTTTAAATTAGCCTCCTGAAGCTCCTGGTTGATTAAATCAGTTTTGTAGGAAATCATGTTAGATTGGGCCACTACAACCAGATTATCTCTGGCCTGCTCATACTGAAGCCACATTACCTGACTGTCCTCCACATTATCGTCCGCTGTTTCCCTAAGGCTTTCCGCCTGAGTCTCTATAGACAGATCGCTGATCATAGAGCTGGCGTCATCATCTCCAGACATATTGTTGTACAGCTCATCTGCCAGATCTCTGTAGCTTCGCGCCACATCATCCTTGGTAGTGCCGTAATCCTTTTTAAATTGTTCATAGTCCAATTTATTATTCTGGACTGTTACATTATATTCCTCAATTAAATCTGCCAGCTCACTGTATTCTATTGTATCATCCTGCAGCCTTGCCCATTCCTCCTCTGTTCTGGCAAAATGGGGAGTGGCAGCCAGAGCCTGCATAGGCGCTGCAGCTGTTAAAACAGCTGCTGTAAGCGCCGGTAAGGCCTGTTTCCAGTGATTCATTCTGTTGCCTCCTTTATTAATCCAGGTCATATTCTTCCTGTTTCTTAGGTTTTCTGTTTACAAGACTATAATATACCGGCAGCATCAATAAAGCAAGAATTGTAGAAGCCAAAAGACCGCCAATATTTACCAAGGCCAGGCCCTGAGTCATGCTTCCGCTGCTTCCAAATGCTAAAGCCATAGGAACCATGGATACAATAGTCGTCAAGGTAGTCATAAGAATTGGCCTTAAACGAGTGGCTCCCGCCTCAATTAAAGCAGTTTCCATATCCATTTCAGCCCTGTACTGATTTACTGTATCTACATAAAGAATACCGTTATTTACTACTGTACCAATAAGCATCAGGAATCCCAACAAAGAGGTCATACTGATTTTACTGTCTGCCAGCCACAAAAGTAAAACAGATCCCACTAAACTGAAAGGTATAGTGGTCATAACCATAATTGAGAATTTAGGAGACTCAAACTGTGCCGCCATAACTACGAATATTAAAAATACAGCAATACCAATGGCCTGGAAAAGAGCTGCAAACTCTTCTGCCTGAGACTGATCTCTGGAGTTTCTGGCTGTAGTTACATTATAAGGCAGATTAGGATTTACAACCTCCTGGGTCAACACTGTTCTGGTGTCAGAAGTCGCCTCCTTTGTGTACTCTCCTTCAATAGTGACTCTGTATTCCTTGTCATTTCTTGTAATTGTGGACGGGCTGTCCTCATATTTTACCTCCGCCACGTCTGTTAACGCTACAGAGCCTCCGTTTCCTGTAGGCAGAATAATATTTTTTACCTGGTCAATAGAATCATATTTTCCATCTGCATATTCTACACGCACGTCAATGTCATTGCCGTCTACCTCTAAGCTGGTGGCCTCTATTCCGCTTAACATCTGGTTGACAGCAGAACCAATTTCAGAAGCAGTCAGCCCGTTGGCCTTTGCCTTTATAGCGTCTACTTCAATTTTTACAATAGGAGCGCCGTTTTCCAAACTGGAGTGAACTTTTGTCAGCTCTGGTCTTTCCTCTAACTTATCTACTAAATCAGCAGAAACCTCTTTTAAAGTATCATAATCTGTACTTTGCAGCAGCACCTCGTAAGACTGAAAACTGCTGGACATCATACTCATAGAGGAGCCAGCCTCCACTGTAATACTGCAGTTTTCAATATCAGACAGCTCACTTCTCCACTGGTTTGCCACTTCATCTGTGGACATTTTTCTGTTATCCTTTAAATATGCGTTAACAGTTGCAGAGGAGCCTCCTCTGGCGCCGCTGCTTCCTGCATAAGCCATATAAGAATCTAAATCCTCATGTACAGAAATTACAGCCTCCACCTGTTTTAAAACCTCATCCACATGTTCTGTTTTAAGGCCTGGTCTTGTTTCTATAGAAATATTAATTTGTCCCTGGTCGTCAGAGGCCATTAATTCTGTGCCCAGCTGTTTAGAAAGTATAAACGATCCCACCAAAAGCAGTATAGATGTTATCATAACTGTTTTCTTTTTAGGCAGAATCACCTTCATAATATTTCTGTAAGCATTCTGCATATTGCGGACAGGACGGTACATAGGCGCCCTTTCATTTTCCTTAGGCCTGTAAAGCATATAGCACAAAGGCACTACCGCCACTGCGGCTAACAGGGAGGCCGCCATACAGAACACAATGGTAAATCCTAACGGTTTAAACATCTGTCCTGTCATGCCTTCCAAAAACGCCAGAGGCAGGAATACAACGCAGGTTGTCAATGTAGAGCCTAATACAGAATCAGCCACAACATTAGTTCCCTCTAAAGCTGCCTTGGCATAGTCTAAAAATCCGATTTTCTCTGTTGTACGGAAACAGCTTTCCAGAACTACAATGGAGTTATCTACCATCATACCAACGCCTAATGTAAGGGCGCTCATAGTAATAACGTTCAGGGAAAATCCCATTCTGTTCATTAAAATCAAAGCTACTAAAATTGATACAGGAATAGAGCTTCCTACAATTAAAGAGGCCTTTAAATCTCCAAAGAACAGCCACAAAATTGCCATGGAAATTACAATGGCCATAATTAAAGTCTGAAAAACGTCTTTTAAAGAACTGATAATGTCATCGCTGGTATCGCTGGCAATAACAATATTTAAATCAGCATCTTCAGCCGTTAAGGTGTTAATAGTTTCTTTTACTGCTGAGGATACATCCATGGCGGAAGCGCTTTGCTGCTTGCTGATAGATACTGACGTAGTATTCTGTCCGTTGTATCTGGAAAGACTGGCTGCTTCCTCTGTAGTTGTATATATGGAAGCTACGTCCTGAAGATATACAATATTATTGCCGCCTTTTGTAGTTGTAAGAGGAATGGTTTTTAAGCTTTCCTCTGTAGCTGCCTTTAAGCTGGTGGTAACAGACAGCTCCTGTTTTCCCACCGAAGTATCTCCTGCAGGATACGCCACGTCCGCAGCCGCAATGTCGTTTGCTATGGAAGACATAGTCACGCCGTACTGTGACATTTTCTCCGGTATCATTTCTACTTTTATGTACTCTCCCTGTCCGCCTCTTGTATTTACCTCGGCTACAGAAGAAATTTTTTCCAGCTCAGGCACTACTGTATTTTCTACATAATCGTAAATATCGCTTTCCCCTTCTTTTGTAATAGAAAGAGACATAACGGTTGAGGAGTTCATATCCATTTCCATTACTGTAGGGGTTTCTACGTCATCTGGAAGTTTTCTGTCCAGGCTGTCAATTTTCTTTTTCAGATCATCATAAGCCTCATCCATATCTGTGCCATATTCATATTCCAGCATAACGACAGAAGAACCGTCGCTGGAATTAGAAGAAATAGACTTTAATCCGCTTAATGTGCTGACAGAATCTTCTATTTCTTTTGTAACTAACTCGCACACATCCTCCGGGTTGGCCCCTGAATAGCTGGCCATTACAACCATCATAGGGAAGTTCATTTCAGACATCAGCTCTAAAGTAGAGGCCTTTACTGCAGTGTATCCAAACACTACCAGACACAATATACTGAGAACTGCTGTTACTGGCCTGCGGAGAACGAAACTTGTAATTCCTTTCATACTTCACCCTCCTGCTGCTGGCCGCCATCTTCGGAAACCTCAGCCTCTCCCTCTGAAGCTTCCTCCTGTCCTGCCAGCCTTACCTCAGCTCCCTCGTACAACTCAGAGCTCCATGTGCTGACAACCATATCGTCTGCTGTTACGCCGGATAATACCTCCAGCTTTTCTGAATCATAAACTCCTTCTTCAATCTGAATCTTATGTACCACTCCCTGAGCCTGATCATATGTGTACAGGAATGCGTCACCGCCTTCAAAATAAACGGCGTCTACAGGTACTAAAACTGCATTTTCTGTTTTCTCTGAAATAACAGACAGCTTCAGGGAAGAGCCAGTAGGAAGATTTCCCTCATCTGTTAAATTAGCTTTTACTTTAAACAATCCTGTGGAAGTATCTGCCATGGAGCTTACCTCCTGAATCACGCCCTCATATTCCTTTCCGTCCTTTTCTACAGACATTACATCGCCTGCATTTAAATACTGTCTGATTCTTTCAGTAACAGAAAAGGATACAATCTTGCCTCCTTCCCCTGACAGAACGCAGATTAAATTGCTCTGGGATACCGTGTCAAAGACTTCCATATCGCAAAGCTCAATTCTTCCGCTGATAGGAGCTGTAATTGTGCTGTACTCTACCTGGGTTTCATAATTTTGTTTTGCAGATCTGTAGGAAATCTCTGCCATTTCATATGTATTCTGGTACTGTTCATAGCTTTGAGGAGAAATACCTCCGCTGGCATATAAAAGAGACATACGGTCTAAATCAGCCTTTGCCTGTTCCATAGTCAGTCTGGCAGAATCCATACTGTTTTTAGCCGTATCCACCTGCTTTGTGTCAATGGTACAAAGCACCTGGCCCTGCACAACTGTATCCCCCGCCTTTACATTTACAGATGTAACATCTCCAGAAGCTTTAGGGTAAATATATACTACGTCGGATGGCTCTACTGTACCGATTAAGTCTGTAGTCAAAGCCAGATCTCCTACCTCTGGTTTTTCCGCAGACACTACAGGCGTCATAGCCGCCTGCCCAAACTCTTCTTTCTTTGTAAGCCTGGGTATAACAGCGGCCACTAAAACTACAGCCACAACTGCCCCGATGATAATTCCTTTCTTTTTCATGCTTAAAAACTCCTCCATTTTATTTTACGAGACAGCCGCATACAAAAAACTTCCTCTTTTATACAGCTTCTCATTTTCATCAACGCATATAAAAATACATTACAAACATGAACTGAACTTAAACAAATCCATATTTTCCTTCATATACCTGTGAAGTTTCTGTGAAATCAAGTTGTTTTCACAAAAACTTCATAAATAATCTATCCCCTTTGTTGAAAAACTGATATACTTAAATTGTTGATTTAAGAAATTTAAAAGGAGATAAATTTACATATGTTTCACATATTAATTGCAGAGGACGACAAAAATGCCAGGGAGCTTCTGAAAGCTATTTTAAAGGCCAACGGATACCTGCCTTTTACAGCAGCCAATGGTATGGAGGCTTTGGAAATTATTGACAAAAATCACATTGATTTGATTCTGACAGATATTATGATGCCTGTTATGGACGGATATGAATTAACTCAAAGACTGAGGGACAACAACTATGAGATGCCTATTCTTATGATTACCGCCAGACAGATGCCTGAAGATAAGCACAGAGGCTTTATTGCAGGTACAGACGATTATATAACAAAGCCTATTGACGAGGAAGAAATGCTGCTGCGGATCAAAGCATTGCTGCGCCGGGCTAAAATCGTATATGACCATCAGATTTCCATAGGAGAAGTACTGTTAGATTATGATTCACTTACAGTAACAAGAGACAACGATTCCGTAGCCCTGCCTCCCAGAGAGTTTTATTTAATTTATAAGCTATTATCTTACCCTGGAAAAATATTTACAAGAGTACAATTAATGGACGAGATCTGGGGAATGGAATCAGAATCTACAGACAACACTGTAGACGTTCACATTCACAGACTGAGAAAAAGATTTAAAGATTATCCGGAATTTACCATTGAAACAGTGAGAGGCCTTGGATACAGGGTGGTGAAAAATATATGAAAAAAACGCGGCCTTTTTCCGGCAATCTTTTAGTGTTGCTTCCCATTTATACTTTTATCGCTTTATTCCTTACTCATTTTGCTTTATCTGCAGCTATGCTGCTGACTTTTTCCTTTGCCACCGGAAGGCCTGTATCCTTCCGCTTTATGATCCCTCCCGTGCCCTTGCTGATTATAATCAGCCTGGCCGCTGGTTTTCTCCTGACCTTTCTCTTAAACCGGATTATCTTTCGCCCTATGAAAACTTTAGTTTCAGCTATTAATCAGCTGGCTAAAGGAAACTATAATGTAAAAATTCATATGGGTAATATTAAAGAGCTGGCAAATATTTCAGAAAGCTTTAACAGAATGTCAGAAGAACTGGCAAACACTGAAATTTTAAGAACTGATTTTATTAACAATTTTTCCCACGAATTTAAAACTCCTCTCGTATCTCTAAAAGGCTTTGCCAAGCTTTTAAAAAATGAGGAATTGACCAATGAGGAAAAAAACGAATACCTGAATATTATTATCCAGGAGTCCAGCCGCCTTGCCACATTGTCCAGCAATATTCTAAACCTGTCCAAGGTGGAAAAAATGTGTATTGTCACAGAGCAGAAAAATTTTGATCTGGCTGAACAAATACGGCGGTGTATATTAGTATTAGAACCTAAATGGTCTAAAAAGCAGCTGGATCTGCAAATTGACCTTCAGGAACTGTCTTTCAAGGGAAATGAGGATCTTCTCAGCCAGGTGTGGATCAATCTTATAGACAACGCCATTAAATTTTCTGATCCCGGCTCTTCTGTTTTCATTTCTTTATCAGGAAATCAAAAGCAGATTGTTTTTCAGCTCCAGGATCAGGGCTGCGGCATTTCAGAGGATAAGCTTCCTCATATATTTGACAAATTTTATCAGTGTGATACTTCCCACACAACAGACGGCAACGGCATAGGACTGGCTATTGTGAAAAGAATTGTCTGTCTTTGCGGAGGGAAGATTCATATAGAAAGTAAGCCTGATTCAGGGACAAAGGCAACGGTTATCCTTCCCTGTCAGGCCAGTTAATATTTTCACAGTTATTATTTTTTAGAAGGAGGTACTATGAAGGGGTACAAACAACTTACAGTTGCACTGTTGACAGCTATTTTTACAGCATCTGCGGCCTTTACCGCTTTGGCGAAAGAGGAACGCACAAAAATTACATCTGTCTCCTTAACTATTGATGCAGAGGTAGGTGAGGACAGCGATTTCAGCGATATGCATCTGGATATTCAAACCGGCTCCGGCCCTTATTCCCTGGAGGATTATGAAATCACAAATGATTCCAGCTCTTCCAAATATCCTTTAATTGAAATCACGCTGGCTGCTGACAATGATTATTATTTTGACGTATCCTCACGGGATATTTCTTTCAGCGGCGAGGAGGTTACTCTCTCCTCCAAAAGCACTAAAAACAGTTCTGAAACATTAATTCTGAAAATTAAGCTTACTGACCTGGAATATGATCTGGATACTATTGATTCTGCAGACCTGGATTCTAACGGTATGGGAACCTGGAATTCCGTGCCTGGAGCCAGAAAATACGAGGTGCGCCTGTACAGAAATAACAGCATGATAGGCTCCACAAAAACTACTACTGACACAGAATATGACTTCAGCAATATGATTACCAGAAAAGGCGATTATTTCTTTAAGGTTCGGGCTATCGGCTATGATTCTTCCAACAAAAGCGACTGGGCAGAATCAGACTACTGCTATTATGAAGATGAGCTTAGCGATTCCTATGACGACGACTGGGACAATTGGTACGGCCCCAGCGGCCCTGGAAATTCCTATTACAGCGGCTCTAACAACGGCCCAGGAGTAAATTCCGGCAGCTCCTCCTCCGGCAATTGGGTGCAAAATCAGACAGGCTGGTGGTATCAATATTCCAACGGCTCCTACCCTACAAATACTTGGCTTTTTGTGGATAATAACTGGTTCCACTTTGACGGCAGCGGTTATATGCAGACAGGTTGGATCATTGACAATGGACGCTGGTTTTACTTAAATCCCAACAGCGACGGTACCAAAGGCCGTATGATGACAGGCTGGGTTTGGATCAACGGAAAATGTTACTATTTTAATCCTGTTTCCGACGGCACCAGAGGGGCCTTAATTACTAATTCTGTTATTGGCGGAGTTTATTATGTAGGCGGGGACGGCGCATGGATTCAATAAATATGGAATTTTATTCCAGATGTTTTTTATATTCTGGCAATTAACATAAAATTCTGTAAGATATTCTTTAAAATCCTGTAATTGACAGTATTTACTACAAAATGCTATACTTGGAATATAAGAAGGAGGGGTCGAAATGAAAAAATTAAAAAAATTATGCTCCCTGTTATTGACAGCCGCTATGATATCCAGTTTATGTGCTGTACCTGGTATGGCTGCAGAGGATCGAAAGAAAATTGAAACTGTCAGATTGAATATTTCTGCTGATTTAGGTGAATATAGTGATTACAGTGATATTGACCTGGATATTTCTTCAGAGGGAACGGCAAATTACTCTATCGAAGATTATGAAATCACCAACGCATTTGATACCTCCACATATCCTGTGGTCAAGGTGATTTTGGAAGCAGACGACGGCTACTATTTCAGTCTTTCCAAAAGTGATGTAAAGCTGACAGGCGATGATGCCGAGTGTACTTCTAAGTCTACATCTGATCGCTCTGAAACCTTAACATTAAAAATCAAGCTGACCGATATTACAGCTGATATAAGTTCACCGGAAAATGTGGAATTTTTCTCCAACGGATACGCTCAGTGGGACGGAGTGACAGGAGCCAGAAAGTACGAAGTAGTTTTATACCGCAACAGCTCTATTGTAGGTTCCAAACAGACCACAACCAGCACAGATTACAACTTTAGCTCCATGATTTCAAGAGAAGGCACATATCACTATAAGGTGAGAGCTCTTGGAAACAAATCAAAAGATACCAGCGAGTGGGAAGAATCTGATGAAGTAGATTTTTCCTACGCATTAGGAAACGGCACTCCCACTTCCGGAAATGCCGGATGGCGTTCTAACAGCACAGGCTGGTGGTATCAAAACGCCAACGGTTCCTACCCTGCAAATACATGGCTTTATGTGGACAACAACTGGTTCCACTTTGACGGCAACGGTTATATGCAGACAGGTTGGATTCTGGATAACGGCAACTGGTTCTATCTAAATCCTAACAGCGACGGTACCTGCGGCAGAATGATGACAGGCTGGGTTTGGGTAAACGGAAAATGTTACTATTTTAATCCTAACAGCGATGGTACAAGAGGCGCCATGCTTTCAAATACTTATGTAGAAGGATTTTATTTAGGTCCTGACGGAGCATGGGTTCAATAATAATAGACAGTTTAAAACAAATATCCTAAAAAGACAAGCATATTCACCACAGTGCACCTTGCCGGGAAAGCATGGAACACTGGTGAATATGCTTGTTTTTGCATAGGAGTTATCTCGCTCCCCTGATATAGGATTTTCCAACTGCTTCCGGAGCGTGGTTTTTTCCAATAGAGCCTAAAAGGGCAATTAAAGTAATAATGTATGGCAGCATACTTAGGGCCTGGGAAGGCAGAGGCACGCCGATGGCCTGAAGCCTGATCTGAAGCGCATTGGCAGCTCCAAATAAAAATGCTGCGCCTAACATTCCTGCAGGAATATACCGGCCTAATATTACTGCGGCAAGTGCAATATAGCCTCGCCCTGAGGTCATATTTTCAGAGAAATTTCCCACCTGAACTAATACCAGGTAAGCGCCGCCCATTCCTCCTAACACTCCGTTGCACACCATTGCAATATACTGATACTTATGTACCGGAATACCTGCGGAATCTGCAGACCGGGGATTTTCTCCCACTGCGGCAAAGGACAGCCCCAGATTTGTTTTCTTATAGAAAAATGTCACTGCAATAATCAGAAAATATATAAAATAAGTAAGAATATCCTGGTTAAATAACGCACTTCCAATGAAAGGAATATCTGACAGCACAGGAATAGGCAGCTTGGAAACAGGTTCAATCTGTTTATAGGAATCTCCGCTGGACAAAAGTTTGTATAAAAAGCTTGTCACTCCTAAAACAAAAATGTTAATGGCAATTCCGCTGACAGACTGATCCTGAGAAAGGCGGATGGAAAGCACTGCATGAATCATGCTGACAGCTACTCCTCCTAGAATTCCCCATAAAAGTCCTATGGCAATGCTTCCTGTAAAATAGGTTCCTGCAAAGGAGAAAAATGCTCCGCTAAGCATAACGCCTTCCATACCAATATTCAAAATTCCTGTTTTTTCAGATATAGTTTCCCCCAGGCCTGCATAAGCCAAAGGCACTGCCATTCGGACGGCGGCAGCTAAAAACGCAGTTAAAAAACTTACAGAAAATATTTGCTCCAGCATTTATTTCCCCTCCTTTTTCTTTCCTGCCCTGACGGCAAACAGCTGACGGCCCAGAATTAAAAGCACAATCATGCCAATTAAAAAGTTTACAATAGCCGCGGGAATTCCCATTTGGCGCTGCATAGAATTGGCTCCTACCTCTAAAGCCGCAAAAGCGATAGCCGCCGCTAAAACTCCTCCAGGGTGATTGGAGGCCAAAAGAGTAATCAGCACTGCCGTGTACCCGCATTCTCCTGAAATTCCCTCTAAAAGCTTTTTCTGAACTCCCAATACCTCTACGGCCCCGGCAATTCCGGCTAAGCCGCCGCTTAACGCCGCGGAAATAATAATATTTTTTACTACTGAAATTCCGTTGCAGGCCGCCGCCCTCTTATTAAAGCCTACTGCCTTAATTTCATATCCCGCCGTGGTTTTTTCCATTAAAAACCACACCAGAACCACTGCCGCCACTGCAATGAAAATTCCAATATGGATACGGGTGGGGCGGAGAAATCTGTACATGGTGGCGCTGCTTTCAATTTTGGCAGACTGGGGAATGCTGCCTGCCGGGTCCATCATAAATGTGCGCACTGCAATTCCCAGAATATTAATGGCTATGTAGTTTAACATAATTGTTACAATAATCTCGGAAATCCCCAGCTTAGCTTTAAACATTGCCGCGATTAACGCCCACAGACCGCCGAAAATAAATCCTGCCCCAACGGCCAGCACAATTCTTCCCGGACCTGGCAGAAAGGTACAGTTTAAAGCCACCCAGGCGGAAGCCAGCGCTCCTACATAAAACTGGCCTTCTGCACCAATATTGAAAAATCCTGTTCTAAAGGCTAC
The window above is part of the Lachnoclostridium edouardi genome. Proteins encoded here:
- a CDS encoding response regulator transcription factor, encoding MFHILIAEDDKNARELLKAILKANGYLPFTAANGMEALEIIDKNHIDLILTDIMMPVMDGYELTQRLRDNNYEMPILMITARQMPEDKHRGFIAGTDDYITKPIDEEEMLLRIKALLRRAKIVYDHQISIGEVLLDYDSLTVTRDNDSVALPPREFYLIYKLLSYPGKIFTRVQLMDEIWGMESESTDNTVDVHIHRLRKRFKDYPEFTIETVRGLGYRVVKNI
- a CDS encoding ABC transporter permease, whose product is MLEQIFSVSFLTAFLAAAVRMAVPLAYAGLGETISEKTGILNIGMEGVMLSGAFFSFAGTYFTGSIAIGLLWGILGGVAVSMIHAVLSIRLSQDQSVSGIAINIFVLGVTSFLYKLLSSGDSYKQIEPVSKLPIPVLSDIPFIGSALFNQDILTYFIYFLIIAVTFFYKKTNLGLSFAAVGENPRSADSAGIPVHKYQYIAMVCNGVLGGMGGAYLVLVQVGNFSENMTSGRGYIALAAVILGRYIPAGMLGAAFLFGAANALQIRLQAIGVPLPSQALSMLPYIITLIALLGSIGKNHAPEAVGKSYIRGAR
- a CDS encoding sensor histidine kinase, with product MKKTRPFSGNLLVLLPIYTFIALFLTHFALSAAMLLTFSFATGRPVSFRFMIPPVPLLIIISLAAGFLLTFLLNRIIFRPMKTLVSAINQLAKGNYNVKIHMGNIKELANISESFNRMSEELANTEILRTDFINNFSHEFKTPLVSLKGFAKLLKNEELTNEEKNEYLNIIIQESSRLATLSSNILNLSKVEKMCIVTEQKNFDLAEQIRRCILVLEPKWSKKQLDLQIDLQELSFKGNEDLLSQVWINLIDNAIKFSDPGSSVFISLSGNQKQIVFQLQDQGCGISEDKLPHIFDKFYQCDTSHTTDGNGIGLAIVKRIVCLCGGKIHIESKPDSGTKATVILPCQAS
- a CDS encoding N-acetylmuramoyl-L-alanine amidase family protein, producing the protein MKGYKQLTVALLTAIFTASAAFTALAKEERTKITSVSLTIDAEVGEDSDFSDMHLDIQTGSGPYSLEDYEITNDSSSSKYPLIEITLAADNDYYFDVSSRDISFSGEEVTLSSKSTKNSSETLILKIKLTDLEYDLDTIDSADLDSNGMGTWNSVPGARKYEVRLYRNNSMIGSTKTTTDTEYDFSNMITRKGDYFFKVRAIGYDSSNKSDWAESDYCYYEDELSDSYDDDWDNWYGPSGPGNSYYSGSNNGPGVNSGSSSSGNWVQNQTGWWYQYSNGSYPTNTWLFVDNNWFHFDGSGYMQTGWIIDNGRWFYLNPNSDGTKGRMMTGWVWINGKCYYFNPVSDGTRGALITNSVIGGVYYVGGDGAWIQ
- a CDS encoding ABC transporter permease, producing the protein MNRDRKEKAVEISAIILITVITAAVLVMLAGASPAEACQMFFKGIFGNLNGFCEVFVKATPLILTGLGCSVAFRTGFFNIGAEGQFYVGALASAWVALNCTFLPGPGRIVLAVGAGFIFGGLWALIAAMFKAKLGISEIIVTIMLNYIAINILGIAVRTFMMDPAGSIPQSAKIESSATMYRFLRPTRIHIGIFIAVAAVVLVWFLMEKTTAGYEIKAVGFNKRAAACNGISVVKNIIISAALSGGLAGIAGAVEVLGVQKKLLEGISGECGYTAVLITLLASNHPGGVLAAAIAFAALEVGANSMQRQMGIPAAIVNFLIGMIVLLILGRQLFAVRAGKKKEGK
- a CDS encoding N-acetylmuramoyl-L-alanine amidase family protein, translating into MKKLKKLCSLLLTAAMISSLCAVPGMAAEDRKKIETVRLNISADLGEYSDYSDIDLDISSEGTANYSIEDYEITNAFDTSTYPVVKVILEADDGYYFSLSKSDVKLTGDDAECTSKSTSDRSETLTLKIKLTDITADISSPENVEFFSNGYAQWDGVTGARKYEVVLYRNSSIVGSKQTTTSTDYNFSSMISREGTYHYKVRALGNKSKDTSEWEESDEVDFSYALGNGTPTSGNAGWRSNSTGWWYQNANGSYPANTWLYVDNNWFHFDGNGYMQTGWILDNGNWFYLNPNSDGTCGRMMTGWVWVNGKCYYFNPNSDGTRGAMLSNTYVEGFYLGPDGAWVQ